The following proteins come from a genomic window of Herpetosiphon gulosus:
- a CDS encoding D-2-hydroxyacid dehydrogenase family protein: protein MSKLRCAILDDYQHAALAMADWSVLAEQLDIQVFSSHFSEQAALVQAIHDCEIVVIMRERTPFKADLLAQLPKLKLLITSGMRNASIDVAAAQTQGVVVCGTATHPEPPAELTWALILGLARQIVPENLALRTNGPWQQSIGMDLAGQRLGLLGLGKIGSKIAKVAQAFGMDVLAWSQNLTLEHTQALGVQLAESKAQLLEQSDIVSIHLVLSERTRGLIGVAELQRMRRHAYLINTSRAAIVDQAALIHALEQGWIGGAGLDVFEIEPLPGQHPFRTLPNVLATPHIGYVTQRNYQTYFGEAIEDIQAFLAGTPIRQLS, encoded by the coding sequence ATGTCAAAACTGCGCTGTGCAATTCTTGACGATTATCAACACGCCGCTTTGGCCATGGCCGATTGGTCGGTTTTGGCTGAGCAGCTAGACATACAAGTTTTTTCAAGCCATTTCAGCGAGCAAGCAGCTTTAGTCCAAGCAATCCACGATTGTGAGATCGTCGTGATTATGCGCGAACGAACGCCATTTAAAGCCGATCTGCTAGCCCAACTGCCAAAACTCAAGCTATTGATCACCTCAGGCATGCGTAATGCCTCGATCGATGTGGCGGCGGCGCAAACCCAAGGGGTTGTAGTGTGCGGAACCGCCACCCATCCCGAGCCACCAGCCGAATTAACCTGGGCACTGATTTTGGGGCTAGCCCGCCAGATCGTGCCCGAAAATCTCGCATTACGCACCAATGGCCCATGGCAACAAAGCATTGGAATGGATTTAGCAGGCCAGCGTTTGGGCTTATTAGGCTTGGGCAAAATTGGCAGTAAGATCGCCAAGGTCGCCCAAGCCTTTGGGATGGATGTACTGGCATGGAGCCAAAATCTCACGCTTGAGCATACCCAAGCGCTAGGAGTCCAATTGGCTGAATCCAAAGCCCAACTACTTGAACAAAGTGATATTGTCTCGATTCATCTGGTGTTAAGTGAGCGGACACGCGGCTTAATTGGTGTTGCCGAGCTTCAGCGCATGCGCCGCCATGCCTATTTGATCAATACATCTCGGGCGGCAATTGTCGATCAAGCGGCGCTGATCCATGCCTTAGAACAGGGCTGGATCGGCGGAGCAGGCTTGGATGTATTTGAGATTGAGCCACTACCTGGGCAACACCCATTTCGTACTCTGCCAAATGTCTTAGCCACACCGCATATAGGTTATGTTACCCAACGCAACTACCAAACCTATTTTGGCGAAGCGATTGAAGATATTCAGGCCTTTTTAGCAGGTACGCCAATTCGCCAATTAAGTTAA
- a CDS encoding metallophosphoesterase, translating into MSIVIVVSILLLYASINWYIGRRTWQWLQALIPQRIPRWGYWAVVWVLASTPLLTRLTAGRIPAGMMALVAAIGSYWIAIFVYAGMLLALVDLLRLIQRLTGIAAAWRQRPHRLVLVTGTIVMTLLIGILGYGTWRARTPVVAEYGLTVAAPVSSPQTITIVLISDTHLGYTNNANRIHELVTMVNGLEPDLVLIAGDIIDDDLQPFRDQAMATELSKLQAGLGIYAIMGNHDVRAEELALFRSELATAGIQLLIDEWVTVDQRIVLVGRDDIGGPRTSGAVVAKPLAEIIQTADPSLPLLVMDHNPNRFEDSVAVGADLQVSGHTHAGQIFPFTLLTNQMYDQHWGTLTTGASQLVVSSGFGTWGPPIRVGTIPEVVRIEVTLTP; encoded by the coding sequence ATGAGCATCGTTATTGTCGTTAGCATACTCCTGCTCTATGCAAGCATTAATTGGTACATTGGTCGTCGAACATGGCAATGGCTTCAGGCGCTTATCCCGCAGCGTATCCCGCGCTGGGGCTACTGGGCAGTGGTGTGGGTGCTAGCAAGTACGCCACTATTGACTCGCCTCACGGCAGGCCGTATACCCGCGGGCATGATGGCGCTCGTCGCCGCAATTGGCAGCTACTGGATCGCCATTTTTGTCTATGCAGGCATGCTGCTGGCATTGGTGGATCTCTTGCGCCTTATCCAGCGCTTAACCGGAATCGCTGCTGCATGGAGGCAGCGTCCACATCGCCTAGTGCTGGTTACGGGAACCATCGTAATGACTCTCTTGATTGGTATTCTAGGCTATGGCACATGGCGAGCACGCACGCCGGTGGTGGCAGAGTACGGGCTAACAGTTGCTGCGCCTGTTAGTTCGCCGCAAACTATCACAATTGTGCTCATATCCGATACCCACCTTGGCTATACCAATAATGCCAATCGCATTCATGAACTCGTCACAATGGTAAATGGACTTGAGCCTGACCTTGTTCTGATTGCTGGCGATATTATTGATGATGATCTTCAGCCGTTTCGCGACCAGGCCATGGCCACAGAGCTAAGCAAACTTCAGGCGGGGCTTGGAATCTACGCGATTATGGGCAATCACGATGTTCGAGCCGAAGAGTTGGCTTTGTTTCGGTCAGAACTGGCAACCGCTGGGATTCAGCTGCTGATTGATGAGTGGGTTACGGTCGATCAACGGATTGTGCTCGTAGGGCGCGATGATATTGGCGGGCCACGTACCTCAGGTGCTGTCGTGGCTAAGCCGCTTGCCGAGATCATCCAAACTGCTGATCCTAGCCTACCGCTGTTGGTCATGGATCACAACCCTAATCGATTTGAGGATTCGGTCGCCGTTGGGGCTGATCTCCAAGTTTCCGGTCATACCCATGCTGGGCAGATTTTTCCCTTTACGCTGCTAACCAACCAGATGTACGATCAGCATTGGGGCACGCTGACGACCGGGGCTAGCCAGCTTGTCGTATCATCGGGTTTTGGCACATGGGGGCCGCCGATTCGGGTTGGTACGATTCCAGAAGTCGTGCGAATTGAGGTGACATTGACTCCCTAA